In Triticum urartu cultivar G1812 chromosome 6, Tu2.1, whole genome shotgun sequence, the following proteins share a genomic window:
- the LOC125516927 gene encoding two-component response regulator ORR24 — MTVEGRVGGGGDGGGGKDKFPVGMRVLAVDDDPTCLKVLENLLRRCDYHVTTTGQAATALRMLRENKDQFDLVISDVHMPDMDGFKLLELVGLEMDLPVIMLSANGETQTVMKGITHGACDYLLKPVRLEQLKTIWQHVIRRNTKNRGSDNDDAGQKGPNAEGENGGANRNKRQSRRDRDDNGDDGDDSDENSNDNGDSSSQKKPRVVWSVELHRKFVAAVNQLGIDKAVPKKILDLMNVENITRENVASHLQKYRLYLKRMSMDASRQANLVAALGGRNPAYSNMNSMDVFRHYNNAYGRYRPVPTSSHSQSNNLVARMNSPSAYGMHGLLSPQSQPLHLGHAQNNLGTSLNDLGVNNGNLIRGAHMSTMGTGTSGNSFANISNGAPLATTNRAVQSLESNNRQHLGRINSSSTDSFSSFASDSPHFPDLGRSSNTWQTAVPSNIQQLGQNGSMSQASLHGNGPRMQPVSSYAPPSNQITSLGNDMQNQVAPLASNTLPMVFNQGAAPFTFGNSTNSREALNSNLAFSNSGINTSLPNLRIDNSVVPRQTLDGGNTGGVPSLQDGKIDQQAVGNQLNYNNNDLVGTSGLQRELSGGLDDIVVDMFRPDNDNGGIFIDTDWGLV, encoded by the exons ATGACCGTGGAGGGGAGGGTCGGCGGCGGgggggacggcggcggcggcaaggacAAGTTCCCGGTGGGCATGCGCGTGCTcgccgtcgacgacgaccccACCTGCCTCAAGGTCCTCGAGAACCTCCTGCGCCGCTGCGACTACCATG TTACAACCACTGGGCAGGCAGCCACCGCCCTCAGGATGCTCAGGGAGAACAAGGACCAGTTTGACCTCGTCATCAGCGATGTCCACATGCCGGACATGGATGGTTTCAAGCTCCTCGAGCTTGTCGGTCTGGAGATGGACCTCCCAGTCATTA TGTTGTCTGCAAATGGGGAGACGCAGACAGTCATGAAGGGCATAACTCATGGAGCATGTGACTACCTGCTAAAGCCGGTGCGTCTTGAGCAGCTGAAGACAATATGGCAACATGTGATTAGGCGGAATACCAAGAACCGTGGTAGTGACAATGATGATGCCGGTCAGAAGGGGCCAAATGCTGAAGGTGAGAATGGTGGTGCTAACCGCAACAAGAGGCAGTCACGGAGGGATAGAGATGACAATGGAGATGATGGTGACGATTCTGATGAGAACAGTAATGACAACGGCGACTCGTCATCCCAGAAGAAGCCAAGGGTTGTGTGGTCTGTGGAGCTGCACCGGAAGTTTGTTGCTGCTGTCAACCAGCTTGGCATTGACA AGGCTGTTCCAAAGAAGATATTGGACCTCATGAATGTAGAGAACATCACCAGGGAGAATGTTGCTAGTCATCTGCAG AAGTACCGGCTGTATCTGAAAAGGATGAGTATGGATGCAAGTAGACAGGCTAATCTAGTTGCTGCACTTGGAGGAAGGAACCCTGCTTACAGCAATATGAATTCAATGGATGTCTTCAGGCACTACAACAACGCGTACGGTAGATACCGACCAGTTCCAACCAGCAGCCATTCCCAGTCAAATAACCTTGTTGCAAGGATGAACTCCCCTTCTGCATACGGAATGCATGGGTTGCTGTCTCCACAGTCGCAGCCACTTCACCTTGGCCATGCCCAGAATAATCTGGGCACTTCCCTGAACGATTTGGGTGTCAATAATGGTAACCTGATCAGGGGTGCACACATGTCAACCATGGGTACTGGTACTTCTGGTAACTCTTTTGCAAACATTTCAAATGGTGCCCCATTGGCTACTACAAATAGGGCAGTTCAGTCTCTTGAATCAAACAACAGGCAACACCTTGGTCGGATAAATTCGTCTTCGACAGATTCATTTAGCTCATTCGCTAGTGATTCTCCCCACTTTCCAGATCTTGGAAGAAGTAGTAACACCTGGCAAACTGCAGTTCCGTCCAACATTCAGCAACTTGGTCAGAACGGCAGCATGTCCCAAGCAAGCTTGCATGGGAATGGCCCTAGGATGCAACCTGTCTCTAGCTATGCACCACCATCAAATCAGATTACATCTCTGGGAAATGATATGCAGAACCAAGTAGCACCACTAGCTAGCAATACCCTTCCAATGGTATTCAATCAGGGTGCAGCGCCATTCACCTTTGGAAACAGCACAAACTCGAGAGAGGCGCTCAATAGCAACCTTGCGTTCAGCAACTCAGGCATCAACACTTCATTGCCAAACCTTCGCATTGACAATTCGGTTGTGCCAAGGCAGACTCTGGATGGCGGGAATACAGGCGGTGTTCCCTCTCTGCAGGATGGCAAGATTGATCAGCAAGCTGTTGGTAATCAGCTCAATTACAACAACAATGATCTCGTGGGGACAAGTGGGCTACAAAGGGAGCTCAGTGGTGGTCTGGATGACATTGTTGTTGATATGTTCAGGCCG GATAATGATAATGGTGGCATTTTCATCGACACGGACTGGGGGCTGGTCTAG